TGATTACTGATAATGTGGCCAACACCTTCTTCAAAACTCAAAAGAAGTTGAGTCTCAGACAGACCTAATGGTAGGAGTTCATGGTCGACTTCCAGTTTGAATGGTTGCATCGACCAGGAAGACATAACATAGGGGTTGATGTCCTGAGTAGAAAAGAGGTGATTACCTATATTTCGGCCTTCTCATAAGTCATCTCTAACTTTAATGAGAGAATCAAGCAGGCTGCAGAGCATGATGTTGCATATGGTAGGCTGAAACAAAAAGTTAAGGGGGGTATGATTAGGAGGTATTGGCTAGAGGGAGACCTCCttatgaaaaaaggaaaaagatggTATGTTCCTACAAGCGGCTTGAGAAGGGAACTGTTGCGGGAGACTCATGATGCAAAGTGGGCAAGCCATTCCGGTGAAAAGAGAACCCTAGCATTGCTGGCCAAATCCTATTATTGGCCAAAGATTGGTGAGGATGTGCAGGCGTATGTGAAAATCCTGTCTGATTTGTCAGATGGACAAGACCGAAAGGAAAAAGGCTGCAGGGTTGCAGCAACCCCTCCCCTTTCTAGAAAAACCTTGGGAGAGCATTCCATGGATTTTATCACCGGATTTCCAAAGGTTCATGACTTCAAATCTATCTTTGTTATTGTAGATAGATTTTCTAAGTATTCTGTGTTTATACCTGCTCCTAATGCATGCCCTACGGAGGAAGCGACTAGGCTATTCTTCAACCATGTTTTAAAACACTTTGGGTTGCCTCAAGACAGTGAGTGATTGGGATGCACGGTTCACAAGCCGATTTTAGGTGGAATTGTTCAAACTCTTGGGTTCAGGGTTGAAGTTTTCCACAACCAATCTTCCTTAAATTGATGGGCAGACAAAGAGGATCAATGCCTTACTAGAGGAATACCTCAAGCACTATGTGACAGCACACACAAAAGAACTTGGTTGATTTGCTGGACACTGCCCAATTGTGTTATAATCTGTAGAGGAGCTCAGCAACAGGGATGAGTCCCTTTGAACTGGCTATCGGGGTGCAACCAAGGATGCCTTTGGAAGTGGCTAAGCAAAAGACATGAGGAAATAGTCCTGCAGCATATAAGATGGCTCGATCCGAATAGGAGATGTTTGATGAGGCCCGAGACAATCTAGAGAAGGCAACCAGATGGATGAAGAAGTATGCAGACCGTGATCGACGACCCTTGGAATTTCAGGTTGGGAACAAGGTCCTCCTGAAGTTGACTCCTCATATATGGAAGAAAATCAGTAGCAACACAAGGCAAAGGGGTCTAATTCCCAAGTATGATGGATTATTTGAGGCAATAAAACGAGTGGGATAGGTGGCCTACATGTTGAAGCTGCCTAAGAGACTCAAGCTTTACCCGACTTTCCATGTCAGTTTTCTGAAGCCTTACCATGAGGATCTGGATGAAAAGAAGGTGTAGACAAAGCGGGTTCCTCCATTGGTCATGAAGCAATTTGACCAAAAGATGGAGAAGATCTTGGATCATAGGACCATGGGACATAGCAAAAAGAACCGACGAACTGATTTCTTGGTTAAGTGAAAAGGGACTTCGGAAGTAGAAACTACATGAAAAAATGATGTTACCTTGTGGCAGTTTGAAGTGGCGGTCCGGGCATACTGGCAGACTAAGTCGACGAGGGCGTCAACTTCAGTAGGCGGGGGTGGGTTTGTCAACCCCTTAGCCTCATGACCCAATGTTGGAGGAAAGGacctcatgggtaggccttgcacctATGGGAGCCTAGATGGAGAGCAAGGATGGCTTGAgggtttggtggttcaaacccTAAGAGTTAAAATGAGGAGGTCATGTGTGAGCCAAACACGCACCATGGGCGAGCTAGACATGCAAGCACGCACACTGTGGGCGAGCCAGACACGCACCGCGGGCGAGCTAGACACGCACCACGAACAAGCTAAACAGGCACCACATGCGCACCATGGACGAGCCAGATAGGCACCGCGTATGCACCGCATGCACACCAGATGGGCATCGCTTGCGCACGAGGCATATGTTGACTATGGAGTTAGTGTAGATGAATGGTGAGGTTTATTTTggaatataatttataattatttaaatattccattatgtctcctcaagCATGTATGATGTCTCCTCTAAACATCTTGAGAATGGCTTATATTGCTCTTTAAGAAGGGGGAGGGGAGGGAGGGTAGGTGATTCAAGGGGGCACCATGGCATGACACTCAAGCACGCACATGtgggctccacgacatgtgtgGTGTGTACCCTATGGCCAGAACGACACGGGGCCTGGTATGGCCTACCTCCTCCCCACGTTGGCACGAGAATGCTTAAGCCTTGTGCAGCGAGCCAGCTGGAGAAGCCATGGGCGTAATGTCGTGGTTCAATGGGGCATTAGACACATAGCTAACTCGAGCTCATGAGGACTATGCATAGCACAAGGGCACAATGCCTTGTGCACCAAGAATGAACaaccatgggcgcaatgccatggctcgTTGCTGTGAAGCTTGACCTGACAGTGGGAGCTAGGCACATGCCCAGGCCATGGGCACCTTGACATGGCATGGGCTCACATATCAGTGTAGGGAAGGCACACTAATGCACCAAACACCTGGTCAACTGATTAGTGCATGCTGCTGGTTTAGATGGCAGCTAGCTAGTGGCAGTAAGTGAGTGATCAGGACAACATTCAACTACAAGGGACTGGCAGATGGTTGTGGTGCTGATGGCTGGTATGAAGAGACACCTTGGACTGAAAGAGTGTCTCCAGCTCTAAGCATTGTACTCTGACTCAAGCTGAGACACTTtgggaaaacaattttgtatcttgtagAGTTGAATAATACAAGTTAGGAAGGGTGTTTTCCGTAGTTGTGTGGTTGTCTGTTACTTTGTTTTTCTAAGGGCTGGGAAGaaaggttggctaaggaagggTTCTTAGCACCGCACactcaatgaaaaaaaaaaggttgatatTCAAGGGTGTGACACCTACCATGTCTACATGAAAAATCTTAACACAGAAACATATATTGGCAGTTCCCACTCGTTGGTTATAAgcatttatttcttactaaattTGTTATGAATAAGTAATGATAACTAACTTACTCTGTTCTCTAAAGAAAGGTTAATCAACACTTTAATTAATTGGGTTCCTCTGATAACATTTGTCAAGCATGGTTAGAGGAAGTGGCAAGCAAAAGATTGACGCTTTGATTAACCTAGGAGCTTATTATCTTGTTGGAATTCCATCTGGTGCATTATTAGCTTTTGTGTATCACATTGGAGGAAATGTGACTCTTATTCTACCTTCAGTCTTTCTCCTACTTTTAATATTCCAATCTAGTTTATATTCTCCAGAAAGAAGAAAAGTTAACCCTTTTGTATATCTACTTGGTCCACAGGGACTCGGACAAGAATTATAGTTTCACTGTTCATGCAGGCAGTATCCCTCGCAATCATAATTTTTTGCACTAATTGGGAGAGAGAAGTATAATTCTTTTTCACTGATGATTGTGTCTGTGTCTGTGTCTGAGAATTCTCTTGTTGAATTCACTAATGCTTTATTTTATCTCTTTCTTTTGCAGGTAAAGAAGGCTACTAATAGAGTTCATCATGACTCAATAGTCCCTGTGAATGTAGCATCATCAAGTTCACATTGAAGTAATATTGCTTATCCGATAAAAATCATGCCCAATCGTATATTCCGTTTCTAGTGGTCCTACTATCCGATGTTCTAGTCCTTGAAACACAGTCCGCAACAAAGcattttgaaaagaaaggaatatatGATTTATTAATAGCCCAAGCATCTGGCAACAAAGTGATAAACCCCAACCTCTTACTAAAAGGTGACGGATAGTACAAATTAAATTGATTACAAGAACCCACTAGTTCTAGTTTACCTTCTTTCACTTCACTGGCAGAATCTTGACTTATTCCCGACAAACTGTGGTGCCTTTAGAATTAATTCCATATTCCATCGTCCAAAATGGATTTCTCTTGTAAAGctaaagaatcaaattttgatagGAGAATTTTCATAGAAAcagatttttttgaataatttttaaaatgaatagtttttgttttttgaataattaaatattaaaacagtAAAAGAAGAATAATGAACCTTTAAAAGGTAAAgtaatttcattatattaaaatatgattttatatatatatgtatgtatttttttttcaatttctatttaattttttttttctatttttcttttgcaaaaaaTTTAGTAAACATCTCACCTTATGAGATTGAGAcccatattttaaattttaattaatggaAAACTACTAGGAAGCTACTGGACAAACTTGTTCTATGAATTTTGGACTATATGAAGATGTatctgtgaaaaaaaaaaatttaaataaagacACTTCAAGGTGGAGAGTAGTTTTATAACAATATTTTCAGCTTTGTGGGCTGAGATTTGTGATTTGTATTCCGAGTGGCGATAACAGAGACAAGCCCTATCTCCATGGATGGGGAAGACCAGAAACCAAGTCTGGAATCACCATTGATTTCTCAAGAAGCTGTGTCTCACTCCAGGAATGGAGCAAAAAGAGAGGAGATCTTGGGTGAAGTGAAGAAACAGTTGAAAATAGCAGGGCCTTTGATGTTAGTCAATGTTCTACTATATAGCTTACAGGTGATTTCAGTAATGTTTGTGGGTCATCTGGGAGAGCTAGCTCTCTCTGGTGCTTCCATGGCCACTTCCTTTGCTTCAGTCACTGGCTTCAGCTTGATTGTAAGtaacatggattttttttttttttgtgtcatCATCTCACACATCCATCCACATTTGATTTAGCTACTTTTGGGTTGTACCCTTTCGAATATCTGTTGCATCGCATAATTATTCGGCTGAATTCTTCATTGGATTGCCGACATAGATCAGAAAATATTTATCTAAACTTAGAGGTTACTATAATATTGTTGGGAATCCatcataacttttttttccaCAGCTTCTGTCCAGTTTCCTTTATGGACCGAAATTTTGTCTCATTTATCCATTCTTATCTCATACAATGACAACAGTGTCCTTTAAATCTTCTTGATTCAAGGCTCTTGGTTCTTGATCCACTCTTGACCCCTCTACAATGGACAAAGCAGTAATATATTCTGAGTAATGTTGTAACAACTTTCTCTGTTGTTTATTTATAAGAAGGAATCATCTTAATCTTAATTAGTAACTAAAACCTATGAGATAAAAATTATTGGAAgctacaaaaacaagaaaaagaaaaaaaaatgttggataagaaaaaatataaaaaaaaagaatgtcagaggaaataattattataatatagatattctagattaaaaaaaaaaaaaaaaaagtggacaTACCTGTGGATTTAGATTATTGCCTGTGGATAtagacattattattattaaaatataacaaattgatcaattaaatataaaaaataagatttagataagaaaaaaatgagaatataattGTAAAGCTATCAAGAGATGCTCTCACATGGTCATAGTGAACTCTTTTCATTAATTGCTACTTTCTTATTAGTTACTACTTTTCAATATGACATGAAAGAAAAGTTATCGGGTGGTTTAAAAAAGCCCAATCAAGAAATCTGTTTCTCCAACTTCATTGGATTGATGAATAACTATTAATATCAAGAATAATGAAAGGGCATGATCTAATACCACTATATTATTGGTTGGAGTTCTAATCCTAATTGATAGAACAATCTTTACCTTTTTGGTATGGAATGAAGGTAAGTATCTatctagtaaaaaaatttaagtctCCAACATCATTAGATTAGAGTTGGGGTATGGTAACTGATGAATAACTACTAGTATCAAGAATAGTGTACTTGTGTTTTTGAGTAAATTTGTCCATTTCTTTTATCAAgttattacttattttacaaAGATTCTGCTTATTTCTTTCTATATATGTAAGAACCTTTGAGAAAGATTTCAAGTGTTAATTATTTAGTATGCATTATTAGTCTTCCAACACTCCAAAGACAttttcaaccaagcttttgaAATGAGTTTTATCcaccttttttctttcatcttatTTCTTCAACTTTTCATTCACAATTAAAGGAGCATTTTAGAGGTTCACAACCAAtcatgccaattttttttaggatattcAACATACCTCTTTTGACAAATAAACACTCCATCTTCTTTTTAATAGACTTGAATTCCCAATGCAAAAAATAGTACAACAATCACATGTTGctcatttcatatttttttcatcattttttttttacttttcaatcatttttcagcattttaagttaaaatcaaACCAACAACAATAAGTAAGAATCTTAGAGCTTCCTTTGCTCTTGAAACAAAGTAGTTAGGTTCATTCTTGCTTCTATAGAAGTCATTTTTGGTGAAGTAGCTATCAATTTAATTGTACTAGACATAAAGAACTTGTTTCAAATTGTACAAGGCCTTCTTCAACTTGTAAACCTTCTTTCCTTTACCAACAACAACAAAGCCTTGAGGTTGTTCCGTATCAATTTTTCATTCAACTTTCCATTCAAAAATGTAGATCTTACATCAAGTTGGTAAAGTAACCAACCTTTTTTAGCAGCCACAACAATGATAGCTTTAATAGTGTCAAGACAAGCAACTAGAGCAAAAGTTTCATGGAATTGCAACCAACCTTGTTGCAAACATTCAAACCCTACTATCAAAATGGTGTTTCACCCTATAGATCCACTTCACCAAAatcatctcttttccttttccttttgtgACTAGCAGCCATAATGCATTTTCCTCAATGATATCAATTATTTGTTCTATTGCTTCCTTCAATCTTCATCTTCTACTGCCTTTTCAAAGCTTTGAGGTTTAGTAATGCAAAAATTGCATCTCTTATAAATGTCACTCAAACTCTATATTTTTCCTGGAGTTAAGGATAGTGATGATGAGCATGAAGTTGGAGACCTAATGAAGGGAGGCAATGAAACTGATCTTAGGGAGTTTTGAGGTGATAAAATTGAGTTTCCACTATTATCATTTTCAGTGGGGGCACTAGTTGaactttttcaaagaaatttgttttttgtttgtttgtttgtttgtttgtttgtttgtttttttaactttgccTTCTCCTAATTCCAAGAaactttttcataaaaaaaattatatatctacTTATCatcaaattgtttgtttttaggtTTTACATCCTATAGCTTTTTGATTCTAAGTTTTAACCTATGGAAATATATTTTTCACTTACTTCATCCAACTTACTCTTCTTTTCTTTGAGTACTTGTGAATAACATATACAACCAAACACTCTTAAGTGTCTCCTAGATGGTTTTCTTTCACATTATTATTGGAGTTCAATTTAACAATGCTTCTATTGAGCATCTATTTAATAAGCATGCAATAATGTTAACAACTTCATCTTGGAGGATTTTAGGTAACCCTTTCTCATGTAGCATTGCTTTAACCATTTTCATaatagtttgacttttttctttcaactactTCATTTTGTTGAGGAATATATGTAGCAATTTGTTACCTCTCAACCCCTTCATCTTGATGAAACTTCTCAAATTGGCATAAAGtaaattcttttcctttgtcACTTCTCAAGGTTTTTACATAACAACccttttgtttttcaacaaaactattgaaaaatttttaAGACAAtgaacatttaaaaatttttgctTCATTAAGAATACCAAAGTCAATGTtgtaaaatcatcaataaatagtataaaatatttgttgttaCCTTGAGAAGTTGGACACATAAGAACACAATCATCAACGTGAATTAGATCCAATGCCTTTGCTCTTCATGCAACTTCCTTGGGAAATAATTACTATGATGCTATCCAAGAACACAACCTTCACATACTTTATTCTTTCCTTCAATGGTGTTGAGCAATCCTTATACCATCTTCTTTTGGCaaagaaaatttaaacttaTATTGAAGTTCAAAGTGCCCACATCTTCTATGAAAAACCAACCTTCTTTAACATCTTCTACTCTAAAAGCTACATTTTAAGCATATTTGAAGACAATTAgaacatttctattttttttttccatttttatcttTGTCACTACACTTCTTCTTTGCCCCTTATCATAGATGGTGCACTCATTGTCTTTAAAGTGAAGTTTGTATCCATGCTCTACTAGCTAATCCACACAAAGCAAATTTTGCTCCAAAGCTGAAAACAGGTAGAAGATTTCAAATGTACTTGGTTACCATTTTAGTTTGAATGCTAATGGTGTCTTTTCCCTTGACATGCACTAGATCACCTTTTACCCATTTTGACTTATGATTTAATGGTTCTATCCATGTCaagaaaaatatctttattatcaaacatgtgGTTTATGTAACCACTATCAATGAACCACATATTATTTCTCTTCTTAATATCTTTTTGACAagtataaaacatattttctttatcttcttttttcttcaacACAATTTGCTTGTTGATTGTTGGAAGCCTGCAATCTTTTCTTAACATacccaaattttatttataatagagAATTGAAGCTTCCCTTTAAACAAACAATCATTTTCAacatgacctttttttttttgtggaaaatatTGCATTTTTGGAATGTGTTAGTGAATTGTCGaaattagtgattttttttcGACCATTGAATATTTGTCTAGCTACCTCTTCCATTTCTTCCTCTACCACTTTCTCATCCACTTCTACCTATCCTAGGTTCCAAATATTACATTTTAGGAATGCATTAGTGAATTTTCTTCCACTGTTGAATCTTTCTTTACCTCTTCCATTTCTTTGTCTTCCTCTTTCTCGTCCATTTCTACCAACCCTAGGTGAATCACTTCTATTTTCATTGCTTGTGGGTTTGTTTTCAACATTTCTCAAGTGAATGCTCAACTTGCACTAGATTGCactttcaattgatttttcaaaatacctCACTAGTCCCTGCTCATAAGTTTTCAAGGACCTAAAAAATGGCTCATGTAAGCTTAGCTAAAagaggttttgttttttttttcttcaaccatAGTCATAATTGGGTCAATTTTATCAAGTAggctaattaaaattttctcaataattcttctatcattaatttttttcacaatatgACTTCATCTAATTTACTAACACCATGAACTTGGAAGAGGACTTATTTAAAGTTTCATTTTCCCTCATGTTCATATTTTCTAGCTCTCTTCATAAAGTTTGGAGCATTACTGAATACTTTTCCATCTCTTTGGAACTCCTATTGATGGTGTCCCATACTTCTTTAACTTTTGAAGATCTCATAATTCTTGAGAAATAGTATTGtcaatactttgaataaaaaagagAGTTTTTGAATCCATTTTTCTCAACAATTTTAActaatgcttttttttttttccatttggagTTAGTGTTGTTGCATTTTTAGGTTCACTCAAagcgatttaaaaaaaaatcacaaacatCTTGAAACATaaataatgttttcattttcacacgccaaaaatcataattttcccttataaatgatgaaataaaagaaagttgagAACTTATACTTTTGTTACTTGTGGCAACCACTGATGTACTCTAAAAATCCTTGATCTTCTGCATCAAGGGTGAAGGTTCCTTGTTATTCTTCTCAAATAACAACTAAGTTGTTGAGCTCATTGATCACAACTTTGATTCTACATGATCTTCTTAGACCATAACAACTCTGccttcttttgtttctctttctctATATACTTAGGTTCAAGCATTGAAAGGCAAAGGCAACAGAGACAGTCCCACCTACTTCATACTTTATTTCCTCACAACAATCCTTTTGTATTGATAGCTACTCTCCTTCACCAAACCTTAGCCTGATTGCTACGGATTCAAGTCttcaaagaagaagagaaacctTAGAATTCCTCCTCTCTGCTATAATATGTGTTTGTCAAGATTCCATGAACAAGGAGCATGCCAGTACTAGAGACAAGAGACAAGAAGAATActtaaaaagagagagagagtgaaaaAGAAAGTACGAGTTTGGGAGAGAACCTGCAAATACAAAGCTATCCAACAATAAAACAATTTAGAGAGTTAGAGAAAGAGTTAGAAACATAAAATCGCTAGCTTTTATTCAACTTTTGTTAGTTGTTATTTCAACCAAAAACGTGGGATAGAAATTGAAGATAAAAAGGATATTTAAAATGGAAGACTCAGCTGAAACTTGGTCTccttttgtatttatttatttcctactactattttatttgaagattgcAATCCAcatttataacaaatttaatcaattaaatcTCTCTCCATGGATCGATAATATTCACACCAAATACAAAcacaaaaaactaatttttatgtGAGTGACATTATGTAACATTTTCTTTGTGATGTTTTTAGCATTAATTTCACTTTTGTTTAATAGGTAGGAATGGGAAGTGCATTAGACACCTTCTGCGGTCAGTCATTTGGAGCAAAACAATATCATATGCTTGGTGTACACAAGCAAAGAGCTATGGTTGTGCTTCTATTGGTTAGCATTCCTGTTGCTTTTATTTGGAACAATACAGGCCATATTCTTGCATCATTGGGACAAGATTCAGAAATATCAGCTGAAGCCGGACTTTATGCTCACTTTATGATACCTAGCATTTTCGCTTTTGCGCTTCTACAATGTCATATTAGATTCTTACAAGCTCAAAACAATGTAGTTCCCATGATGATAACCACAGGATTTACAACTCTACTCCACACCCTCACTTGTTGGATGTTGGTTTTCAAATCAGGTCTGGGAAACAAAGGGGCTGCCCTTGCAAATGCCATCTCTTATTGGATTAATGTCCTCTTGTTAGCAATTTATGTCAGGATCTCCCCTTCCTGCAAGAAAACATGGACGGGTTTTTCAAAGGAGGCATTGCATGATGTGCTAAAGTTTCTCAAATTAGCTATTCCTTCAGCTATAATGCTATGGTAATATCTTTGGGTGACCTTTCACTTCAATAGCACATTTGTTGTGTGTATTAGAAATATTCGTAGATATCATGTAGTTTTATTTGTCTGGTGTCTTGGAACAGCTTGGAAATATGGTCATTCGAAATGATGGTATTGTTGTCTGGTCTGCTTCCCAATCCAAAGCTAGAGACATCAGTTCTATCAATCAGGTACCATATCCCATGCTTATGCACTTGAAATAAGCATAAACCTTTAATAGCCTTTGAGAATTCCTTAAAGATTACTAAAACTAGTTACATATTACTAATGGATTATGTGCATTTCATCACAGCCTTAACACATATACAGTACTTTATATGATACCCCTTGGACTTAGTGGCGCAACAAGGTACTTTTCAGTAATTAGTTTAATGGTTGTAGCTCCTGAAAATCAACATGTCTCTTGAATcattcttctttccatttttctttttagtacaAGAGTTTCAAACGAATTAGGGGCTGGACGACCACAAGCAGCACTTTTAGCCGTGTATGTTGCATTATTCATGGTCGCCATAGAAGGCATTTTGGTAGCCACAGCCCTGATCTTAGGACGTAACTTCTGGGGCTATTCTTACAGTAGTGAAGAAAAAGTAGTGAACTATGTTGGAGAGATGATGTTCTTGCTTGCAGGATCCCACTTTATAGATAGCATTCAATCAGTGCTTTCAGGTATGTGCCAATTTGCAATACGTACTTATAATCTTTAATTTGATTCTTCATGACAACTGAAATTTctataataatttgtttatactAAACCTATATCCATGAAAAgatgaaaattaatcaaaaatatatatagccCAGTGTTAGATAGAGAAATTATCTTCCTAAAGTATAGTCCTACGCTGTCTGCATGAAATATGATCTGAATTCACAAACATATATTGGTAGTTCCCACTTTTTGGCTCTAGgcatttatttcttactaaagtTGTTATCAGTAAGTAATGATAGCACACTTACCCTATCATCTAAAGAAAGGTTAATCAACACTTTAATCAATTGAGCGACTCTAATAATATTTTCCAGGCGTGGTTAGAGGAAGTGGCAAGCAAAAGATTGGGGCTTTGGTTAACCTAGGAGCCTACTATCTTGCTGGAATTCCATCTGGTGCATTATTAGCTTTCGTCTATCATATTGGAGGAAAGGTAACTCTTACtctatttttaatctttctccCCACTTCTCATATTTCGTTCTAGTTTATATgctccaagaaaaagaaaaattaacccATTTGTATATCTACTTGGTTCACAGGGACTCTGGACAGGAATTATAGTTTCACTCTTCATGCAGGCATTATTTCTTGCAATCATAATTCTTTGCACTAATTGGGAGAAAGAAGTATGGTTATTTCATCGATATTTGTGTATGTATGAGAATTTTCTTGTTGAATTCACTAATGCTCTATTTCATCTCTTTCTTTTGTAGGCAAAGAAGGCTACTGATAGAGTGTATGACTCAATGGTCCCTGTGAATGCAATATCATCGAGTTGACATTGAAGTAATATTTCTTTCTAACTAGATCTATAAAAATTATGCTCAATcttgtttgataatttataataataaaggtAATTTATGACTATAAAATAATTTGCTTTGAACATGTAAGCCCTACCAGTTTGGAATAGCTCATGGTTGTTCTGTCTAGTGTTCTGGGATTGTTCATTTCCACTAATGTAATCTTATAGGGTTAATTTTGATCAAGCAATACATTAATACTTAAAACCAAGGGTGTATTGTAGTCCTCATACTACAATAGGAATATTGAAATGACCTCATTTTTGCATCTGTTGGCTACATTGTCTTGTACCATACACCCAATTTCCATTAATCCTATCTAAACCTACTTGTTCTTGGAACTAAGTGACTTAAACATACAATCCGCTGGAGACAGCTAGAGTCCCAAGCCATAGCAGATCTCCCAGCTGATTTCACTGTAGTAATAGAAGGAACATCCAGAGATCGCATACCTATGGTGTTGAGGTGAAGGATGGAGAGGCAAAGGCCAACGGACACTATTGATAGATGGGTCCTCTATCAGGGTTGGGGGTGAGTAGATCATAGGTTACTTATTTCTGAAAATGCTTTATTGAATATGTTCTTGAAGGCTTGTAATAAACTAAAGACAAATA
Above is a window of Vitis vinifera cultivar Pinot Noir 40024 chromosome 11, ASM3070453v1 DNA encoding:
- the LOC100241039 gene encoding protein DETOXIFICATION 16, with protein sequence MDGEDQKPSLESPLISQEAVSHSRNGAKREEILGEVKKQLKIAGPLMLVNVLLYSLQVISVMFVGHLGELALSGASMATSFASVTGFSLIVGMGSALDTFCGQSFGAKQYHMLGVHKQRAMVVLLLVSIPVAFIWNNTGHILASLGQDSEISAEAGLYAHFMIPSIFAFALLQCHIRFLQAQNNVVPMMITTGFTTLLHTLTCWMLVFKSGLGNKGAALANAISYWINVLLLAIYVRISPSCKKTWTGFSKEALHDVLKFLKLAIPSAIMLCLEIWSFEMMVLLSGLLPNPKLETSVLSISLNTYTVLYMIPLGLSGATSTRVSNELGAGRPQAALLAVYVALFMVAIEGILVATALILGRNFWGYSYSSEEKVVNYVGEMMFLLAGSHFIDSIQSVLSGVVRGSGKQKIGALVNLGAYYLAGIPSGALLAFVYHIGGKGLWTGIIVSLFMQALFLAIIILCTNWEKEAKKATDRVYDSMVPVNAISSS